One Diospyros lotus cultivar Yz01 chromosome 1, ASM1463336v1, whole genome shotgun sequence genomic window carries:
- the LOC127811554 gene encoding uncharacterized protein LOC127811554 isoform X1 — MASRFQAAPLVASPSYPSAIAWSHENLVAVASGHLITILNPAMLFGPRGMITIPPSKPFAIGVIQREELLSGCLLPICLSRDIRPCVRSISWSPIGFAPNSGCLLALCTTEGCVKLYRMPYCEFSAEWVEVADISELMYNYFASVNYGETDFCSSEFFYEQANQFSSEHGCTDNLPISILRKGSKHRRYNALTVIEDPSPSSTGHTEKLATAMKEVAIFPCSLLQEGSLVEVFRLDGHQRVWIAGILDRLDGGKALVVLPETNGNGKQNEWIEMDPQCSGTNSPDRCKGDGSSDQEACTPKIRPCMNVGNLPQQMAFCNCHRVGEILKIGDMVEAWTNDRWVEGIFKGLNENGLLVKLYGDSGSVTLVASSVRLAPLWINEQKSWQVTVVKIEVKNQELSKVADVKSANVKANSMNQIVSVPNFKEKYLKKIPEISGLPLITADQYASRSAMLSSLVVAWSPIVQLTSETRSLSTDSLSNRCSILAVGGKSGKISFWRILEQEYFSVLSIKDSTAAVLVGLLEAHSSWITTIDWALMNASDPQLILATGSSDGSVKIWLGYSRELLESSSVKHAPFSLLKEVIPVDSISVSVVSVIVPVWAPQKMQLAFGKGSGLFDVWICDISISSSKFYKVGSYGAHDSIITGLAWAFDGHCLLSCSQDDSVHYWILHDNFLSEAPIPSDTPGGKSSNDVPNVFDSCFGLAVSPGNLAVAMARSFDTDLLNPMYQQRSHKAAVEFFWIGGQQLDILSIRDPDFNVEAFSGFSEEKLFYWKHNVLWSLHQYKNVDKPLVVWDIIAALLAFKQSLPKYVEHVLAEWLVSCFGIQSGLPIAETLLQAPTLLSKISSRCLHLLNVICRHVVLAELKAENINCNQKDLEVLCGNEAGYLSLWLELLLCSERELRERLVAFSFSAILSPISHSSTTFGNICWRPVGVAQMEQWVALNNDHIGNLLKLLAAEVGKLKKSKHHTMSESVAEEQCSYCSSPVPYESPEVAFCQGVNCSGGGAGPSHKLFRCAASVQVCPTTPSWFCSSCQRWVSKLAPQALFKLPSYPSHLNFSTESSNLELLQKPLCPFCGILLQRLQPVFLLSLSPV; from the exons ATGGCCTCGAGATTCCAGGCGGCGCCGCTCGTGGCCTCGCCGTCTTATCCCAGCGCCATTGCCTGGTCCCACGAGAACCTGGTTGCCGTAGCGTCTGGTCATCTCATTACTATCCTG AATCCGGCCATGCTGTTTGGGCCTCGAGGAATGATCACCATCCCACCAAGCAAGCCTTTTGCTATTGGGGTTATACAAAGAGAGG AATTGCTATCTGGTTGCTTGTTACCAATTTGTTTATCTCGTGACATTCGTCCTTGTGTTCGATCAATTTCATGGTCCCCCATTGGATTTGCTCCAAACTCAGG GTGTTTGCTTGCTCTTTGCACGACAGAAGGTTGTGTGAAGCTCTATCGCATGCCATATTGTGAGTTCTCTGCAGAGTGGGTAGAG GTTGCTGATATATCAGAACTGATGTACAATTATTTTGCAAGTGTCAACTATGGGGAGACAGATTTTTGTAGTTcagaatttttttat GAGCAAGCAAATCAATTCAGCTCTGAGCATGGGTGTACTGACAACCTTCCAATCTCTATTCTAAGGAAGGGAAGCAAGCATAGAAGATACAATGCATTAACAGTAAT TGAAGATCCTTCTCCTAGCTCTACCGGACATACTGAGAAGTTGGCCACTGCCATGAAGGAAGTAGCTATTTTCCCTTGCTCACTTTTGCAGGAGGGTTCACTGGTAGAG GTTTTTAGGCTAGATGGGCACCAAAGAGTTTGGATAGCAGGCATACTGGATCGCTTGGATGGTGGAAAAGCTCTTGTTGTGTTGCCGGAAACAAATGGAAATG GGAAACAAAACGAGTGGATTGAAATGGATCCACAATGCAGTGGTACCAATAGTCCGGATCGCTGTAAAGGTGATGGTTCATCTGATCAAGAGGCTTGTACTCCAAAAATTCGACCTTGCATGAATGTAGGAAATCTCCCACAGCAGATGGCATTTTGTAACTGTCACAGAGTAGGTGAAATTCTCAAAATTGGAGACATGGTAGAAGCATGGACAAATGACAG GTGGGTTGAAGGCATTTTTAAGGGCTTAAATGAAAATGGCCTGCTGGTGAAACTATATG GGGATAGTGGATCAGTCACATTAGTTGCTAGCTCTGTTAGATTGGCACCTTTATGGATCAATGAGCAAAAGTCATGGCAAGTTACTGTAGTCAAGATTGAAGTGAAGAATCAAGAGTTAAGCAAG GTAGCTGATGTCAAATCTGCCAATGTAAAAGCAAATAGTATGAATCAAATTGTTTCTGTGcctaattttaaagaaaaatatttgaagaaaatacCAGAAATATCTGGTCTCCCATTGATAACTGCGGATCAATATGCCTCTCGCAGTGCGATGCTATCATCACTTGTTGTTGCTTGGTCGCCGATTGTGCAGTTGACATCTGAAACTCGGTCACTGTCAACTGATTCCTTATCAAATCGCTGTTCTATACTTGCTGTTGGAGGGAAGTCGggtaaaatttcattttggagAATCCTTGAACAAGAGTACTTCTCTGTTTTAAGCATCAAGGATTCGACAGCTGCAGTTCTTGTGGGACTTCTTGAGGCTCACAGTTCCTGGATCACCACAATTGATTGGGCCTTAATGAATGCATCTGATCCTCAGCTAATATTGGCTACTGGCAGTTCTGATGGGAG TGTGAAGATCTGGCTAGGGTATAGTCGGGAACTGCTCGAGTCATCATCAGTCAAGCATGCTCCTTTTTCTCTTCTGAAGGAG GTTATCCCTGTTGATTCTATCTCAGTTTCTGTTGTTTCGGTTATTGTGCCTGTATGGGCTCCACAAAAGATGCAGCTGGCTTTTGGTAAAGGATCTGGATTGTTTGATGTGTGGATTTGTGATATATCTATATCCAGCAGCAAATTTTATAAAGTTGGTTCATATGGTGCACATGATAGCATT ATTACAGGTTTAGCATGGGCATTTGATGGACATTGTTTGCTCAGCTGTAGCCAG GATGATTCTGTGCATTATTGGATCTTACATGACAATTTCCTATCTGAGGCACCCATTCCATCTGATACTCCTGGTGGGAAGAGCTCCAATGAT GTGCCAAATGTTTTTGATTCGTGCTTTGGATTGGCAGTATCCCCAGGGAATCTGGCGGTTGCTATG GCCCGTAGTTTTGATACCGATCTATTAAATCCAATGTATCAGCAGAG GTCTCACAAAGCTGCTGTTGAATTCTTCTGGATTGGTGGGCAGCAACTGGACATTTTGTCCATCAGAGACCCTGATTTTAATGTTGAAGCTTTTTCTGGTTTCTCTgaagagaaattattttattggaaGCATAATGTTTTATGGTCCTTACACCAATACAAGAATGTGGATAAGCCTCTGGTTGTTTGGGATATTATAGCAGCATTATTGGCATTCAAGCAGTCTCTGCCCAAGTACGTAGAGCATGTACTAGCTGAGTGGCTGGTCTCTTGTTTTGGGATCCAATCTGGCCTTCCTATTGCTGAGACTTTGTTACAAGCTCCCACATTACTCTCAAAAATAAGTTCCCGTTGTTTGCACCTCCTCAATGTTATTTGTCGGCATGTAGTTCTTGCGGAGCTGAAGGCAGAGAACATTAACTGCAATCAAAAGGATTTAGAAGTATTATGTGGTAATGAAGCGGGATACCTTTCTTTATGGCTGGAGCTGCTGCTGTGCAGTGAAAGGGAACTCCGAGAGAGGCTTGTTGCTTTTAGTTTTTCTGCCATTTTAAGCCCCATTTCCCATTCATCCACAACTTTTGGCAATATATGCTGGCGTCCTGTTGGGGTAGCACAAATGGAGCAATGGGTTGCACTTAACAATGATCATATAGGGAATCTTCTGAAGCTGCTTGCTGCAGAAGTTGGAAAGCTTAAGAAAAG TAAGCACCACACCATGAGCGAATCTGTAGCTGAAGAGCAATGTAGCTACTGTTCATCACCCGTTCCATATGAATCTCCAGAAGTTGCTTTCTGCCAAGGTGTAAATTGCAGTGGTGGCGGCGCTGGTCCGAGCCATAAACTGTTTCGATGTGCTGCTTCCGTGCAGGTCTGCCCTACCACTCCTTCATGGTTTTGTTCGTCTTGTCAGAGATGGGTGTCAAAACTAGCACCCCAGGCTCTATTCAAATTGCCCTCTTATCCTTCACATCTCAATTTTTCTACTGAATCTTCAAATCTAGAATTACTCCAAAAACCCTTGTGTCCCTTTTGTGGGATACTGCTTCAGAGACTACAGCCAGTATTTCTGCTCTCCCTATCACCAGTATAA
- the LOC127811554 gene encoding uncharacterized protein LOC127811554 isoform X2: MPYCEFSAEWVEVADISELMYNYFASVNYGETDFCSSEFFYEQANQFSSEHGCTDNLPISILRKGSKHRRYNALTVIEDPSPSSTGHTEKLATAMKEVAIFPCSLLQEGSLVEVFRLDGHQRVWIAGILDRLDGGKALVVLPETNGNGKQNEWIEMDPQCSGTNSPDRCKGDGSSDQEACTPKIRPCMNVGNLPQQMAFCNCHRVGEILKIGDMVEAWTNDRWVEGIFKGLNENGLLVKLYGDSGSVTLVASSVRLAPLWINEQKSWQVTVVKIEVKNQELSKVADVKSANVKANSMNQIVSVPNFKEKYLKKIPEISGLPLITADQYASRSAMLSSLVVAWSPIVQLTSETRSLSTDSLSNRCSILAVGGKSGKISFWRILEQEYFSVLSIKDSTAAVLVGLLEAHSSWITTIDWALMNASDPQLILATGSSDGSVKIWLGYSRELLESSSVKHAPFSLLKEVIPVDSISVSVVSVIVPVWAPQKMQLAFGKGSGLFDVWICDISISSSKFYKVGSYGAHDSIITGLAWAFDGHCLLSCSQDDSVHYWILHDNFLSEAPIPSDTPGGKSSNDVPNVFDSCFGLAVSPGNLAVAMARSFDTDLLNPMYQQRSHKAAVEFFWIGGQQLDILSIRDPDFNVEAFSGFSEEKLFYWKHNVLWSLHQYKNVDKPLVVWDIIAALLAFKQSLPKYVEHVLAEWLVSCFGIQSGLPIAETLLQAPTLLSKISSRCLHLLNVICRHVVLAELKAENINCNQKDLEVLCGNEAGYLSLWLELLLCSERELRERLVAFSFSAILSPISHSSTTFGNICWRPVGVAQMEQWVALNNDHIGNLLKLLAAEVGKLKKSKHHTMSESVAEEQCSYCSSPVPYESPEVAFCQGVNCSGGGAGPSHKLFRCAASVQVCPTTPSWFCSSCQRWVSKLAPQALFKLPSYPSHLNFSTESSNLELLQKPLCPFCGILLQRLQPVFLLSLSPV, translated from the exons ATGCCATATTGTGAGTTCTCTGCAGAGTGGGTAGAG GTTGCTGATATATCAGAACTGATGTACAATTATTTTGCAAGTGTCAACTATGGGGAGACAGATTTTTGTAGTTcagaatttttttat GAGCAAGCAAATCAATTCAGCTCTGAGCATGGGTGTACTGACAACCTTCCAATCTCTATTCTAAGGAAGGGAAGCAAGCATAGAAGATACAATGCATTAACAGTAAT TGAAGATCCTTCTCCTAGCTCTACCGGACATACTGAGAAGTTGGCCACTGCCATGAAGGAAGTAGCTATTTTCCCTTGCTCACTTTTGCAGGAGGGTTCACTGGTAGAG GTTTTTAGGCTAGATGGGCACCAAAGAGTTTGGATAGCAGGCATACTGGATCGCTTGGATGGTGGAAAAGCTCTTGTTGTGTTGCCGGAAACAAATGGAAATG GGAAACAAAACGAGTGGATTGAAATGGATCCACAATGCAGTGGTACCAATAGTCCGGATCGCTGTAAAGGTGATGGTTCATCTGATCAAGAGGCTTGTACTCCAAAAATTCGACCTTGCATGAATGTAGGAAATCTCCCACAGCAGATGGCATTTTGTAACTGTCACAGAGTAGGTGAAATTCTCAAAATTGGAGACATGGTAGAAGCATGGACAAATGACAG GTGGGTTGAAGGCATTTTTAAGGGCTTAAATGAAAATGGCCTGCTGGTGAAACTATATG GGGATAGTGGATCAGTCACATTAGTTGCTAGCTCTGTTAGATTGGCACCTTTATGGATCAATGAGCAAAAGTCATGGCAAGTTACTGTAGTCAAGATTGAAGTGAAGAATCAAGAGTTAAGCAAG GTAGCTGATGTCAAATCTGCCAATGTAAAAGCAAATAGTATGAATCAAATTGTTTCTGTGcctaattttaaagaaaaatatttgaagaaaatacCAGAAATATCTGGTCTCCCATTGATAACTGCGGATCAATATGCCTCTCGCAGTGCGATGCTATCATCACTTGTTGTTGCTTGGTCGCCGATTGTGCAGTTGACATCTGAAACTCGGTCACTGTCAACTGATTCCTTATCAAATCGCTGTTCTATACTTGCTGTTGGAGGGAAGTCGggtaaaatttcattttggagAATCCTTGAACAAGAGTACTTCTCTGTTTTAAGCATCAAGGATTCGACAGCTGCAGTTCTTGTGGGACTTCTTGAGGCTCACAGTTCCTGGATCACCACAATTGATTGGGCCTTAATGAATGCATCTGATCCTCAGCTAATATTGGCTACTGGCAGTTCTGATGGGAG TGTGAAGATCTGGCTAGGGTATAGTCGGGAACTGCTCGAGTCATCATCAGTCAAGCATGCTCCTTTTTCTCTTCTGAAGGAG GTTATCCCTGTTGATTCTATCTCAGTTTCTGTTGTTTCGGTTATTGTGCCTGTATGGGCTCCACAAAAGATGCAGCTGGCTTTTGGTAAAGGATCTGGATTGTTTGATGTGTGGATTTGTGATATATCTATATCCAGCAGCAAATTTTATAAAGTTGGTTCATATGGTGCACATGATAGCATT ATTACAGGTTTAGCATGGGCATTTGATGGACATTGTTTGCTCAGCTGTAGCCAG GATGATTCTGTGCATTATTGGATCTTACATGACAATTTCCTATCTGAGGCACCCATTCCATCTGATACTCCTGGTGGGAAGAGCTCCAATGAT GTGCCAAATGTTTTTGATTCGTGCTTTGGATTGGCAGTATCCCCAGGGAATCTGGCGGTTGCTATG GCCCGTAGTTTTGATACCGATCTATTAAATCCAATGTATCAGCAGAG GTCTCACAAAGCTGCTGTTGAATTCTTCTGGATTGGTGGGCAGCAACTGGACATTTTGTCCATCAGAGACCCTGATTTTAATGTTGAAGCTTTTTCTGGTTTCTCTgaagagaaattattttattggaaGCATAATGTTTTATGGTCCTTACACCAATACAAGAATGTGGATAAGCCTCTGGTTGTTTGGGATATTATAGCAGCATTATTGGCATTCAAGCAGTCTCTGCCCAAGTACGTAGAGCATGTACTAGCTGAGTGGCTGGTCTCTTGTTTTGGGATCCAATCTGGCCTTCCTATTGCTGAGACTTTGTTACAAGCTCCCACATTACTCTCAAAAATAAGTTCCCGTTGTTTGCACCTCCTCAATGTTATTTGTCGGCATGTAGTTCTTGCGGAGCTGAAGGCAGAGAACATTAACTGCAATCAAAAGGATTTAGAAGTATTATGTGGTAATGAAGCGGGATACCTTTCTTTATGGCTGGAGCTGCTGCTGTGCAGTGAAAGGGAACTCCGAGAGAGGCTTGTTGCTTTTAGTTTTTCTGCCATTTTAAGCCCCATTTCCCATTCATCCACAACTTTTGGCAATATATGCTGGCGTCCTGTTGGGGTAGCACAAATGGAGCAATGGGTTGCACTTAACAATGATCATATAGGGAATCTTCTGAAGCTGCTTGCTGCAGAAGTTGGAAAGCTTAAGAAAAG TAAGCACCACACCATGAGCGAATCTGTAGCTGAAGAGCAATGTAGCTACTGTTCATCACCCGTTCCATATGAATCTCCAGAAGTTGCTTTCTGCCAAGGTGTAAATTGCAGTGGTGGCGGCGCTGGTCCGAGCCATAAACTGTTTCGATGTGCTGCTTCCGTGCAGGTCTGCCCTACCACTCCTTCATGGTTTTGTTCGTCTTGTCAGAGATGGGTGTCAAAACTAGCACCCCAGGCTCTATTCAAATTGCCCTCTTATCCTTCACATCTCAATTTTTCTACTGAATCTTCAAATCTAGAATTACTCCAAAAACCCTTGTGTCCCTTTTGTGGGATACTGCTTCAGAGACTACAGCCAGTATTTCTGCTCTCCCTATCACCAGTATAA
- the LOC127811554 gene encoding uncharacterized protein LOC127811554 isoform X3 has protein sequence MKEVAIFPCSLLQEGSLVEVFRLDGHQRVWIAGILDRLDGGKALVVLPETNGNGKQNEWIEMDPQCSGTNSPDRCKGDGSSDQEACTPKIRPCMNVGNLPQQMAFCNCHRVGEILKIGDMVEAWTNDRWVEGIFKGLNENGLLVKLYGDSGSVTLVASSVRLAPLWINEQKSWQVTVVKIEVKNQELSKVADVKSANVKANSMNQIVSVPNFKEKYLKKIPEISGLPLITADQYASRSAMLSSLVVAWSPIVQLTSETRSLSTDSLSNRCSILAVGGKSGKISFWRILEQEYFSVLSIKDSTAAVLVGLLEAHSSWITTIDWALMNASDPQLILATGSSDGSVKIWLGYSRELLESSSVKHAPFSLLKEVIPVDSISVSVVSVIVPVWAPQKMQLAFGKGSGLFDVWICDISISSSKFYKVGSYGAHDSIITGLAWAFDGHCLLSCSQDDSVHYWILHDNFLSEAPIPSDTPGGKSSNDVPNVFDSCFGLAVSPGNLAVAMARSFDTDLLNPMYQQRSHKAAVEFFWIGGQQLDILSIRDPDFNVEAFSGFSEEKLFYWKHNVLWSLHQYKNVDKPLVVWDIIAALLAFKQSLPKYVEHVLAEWLVSCFGIQSGLPIAETLLQAPTLLSKISSRCLHLLNVICRHVVLAELKAENINCNQKDLEVLCGNEAGYLSLWLELLLCSERELRERLVAFSFSAILSPISHSSTTFGNICWRPVGVAQMEQWVALNNDHIGNLLKLLAAEVGKLKKSKHHTMSESVAEEQCSYCSSPVPYESPEVAFCQGVNCSGGGAGPSHKLFRCAASVQVCPTTPSWFCSSCQRWVSKLAPQALFKLPSYPSHLNFSTESSNLELLQKPLCPFCGILLQRLQPVFLLSLSPV, from the exons ATGAAGGAAGTAGCTATTTTCCCTTGCTCACTTTTGCAGGAGGGTTCACTGGTAGAG GTTTTTAGGCTAGATGGGCACCAAAGAGTTTGGATAGCAGGCATACTGGATCGCTTGGATGGTGGAAAAGCTCTTGTTGTGTTGCCGGAAACAAATGGAAATG GGAAACAAAACGAGTGGATTGAAATGGATCCACAATGCAGTGGTACCAATAGTCCGGATCGCTGTAAAGGTGATGGTTCATCTGATCAAGAGGCTTGTACTCCAAAAATTCGACCTTGCATGAATGTAGGAAATCTCCCACAGCAGATGGCATTTTGTAACTGTCACAGAGTAGGTGAAATTCTCAAAATTGGAGACATGGTAGAAGCATGGACAAATGACAG GTGGGTTGAAGGCATTTTTAAGGGCTTAAATGAAAATGGCCTGCTGGTGAAACTATATG GGGATAGTGGATCAGTCACATTAGTTGCTAGCTCTGTTAGATTGGCACCTTTATGGATCAATGAGCAAAAGTCATGGCAAGTTACTGTAGTCAAGATTGAAGTGAAGAATCAAGAGTTAAGCAAG GTAGCTGATGTCAAATCTGCCAATGTAAAAGCAAATAGTATGAATCAAATTGTTTCTGTGcctaattttaaagaaaaatatttgaagaaaatacCAGAAATATCTGGTCTCCCATTGATAACTGCGGATCAATATGCCTCTCGCAGTGCGATGCTATCATCACTTGTTGTTGCTTGGTCGCCGATTGTGCAGTTGACATCTGAAACTCGGTCACTGTCAACTGATTCCTTATCAAATCGCTGTTCTATACTTGCTGTTGGAGGGAAGTCGggtaaaatttcattttggagAATCCTTGAACAAGAGTACTTCTCTGTTTTAAGCATCAAGGATTCGACAGCTGCAGTTCTTGTGGGACTTCTTGAGGCTCACAGTTCCTGGATCACCACAATTGATTGGGCCTTAATGAATGCATCTGATCCTCAGCTAATATTGGCTACTGGCAGTTCTGATGGGAG TGTGAAGATCTGGCTAGGGTATAGTCGGGAACTGCTCGAGTCATCATCAGTCAAGCATGCTCCTTTTTCTCTTCTGAAGGAG GTTATCCCTGTTGATTCTATCTCAGTTTCTGTTGTTTCGGTTATTGTGCCTGTATGGGCTCCACAAAAGATGCAGCTGGCTTTTGGTAAAGGATCTGGATTGTTTGATGTGTGGATTTGTGATATATCTATATCCAGCAGCAAATTTTATAAAGTTGGTTCATATGGTGCACATGATAGCATT ATTACAGGTTTAGCATGGGCATTTGATGGACATTGTTTGCTCAGCTGTAGCCAG GATGATTCTGTGCATTATTGGATCTTACATGACAATTTCCTATCTGAGGCACCCATTCCATCTGATACTCCTGGTGGGAAGAGCTCCAATGAT GTGCCAAATGTTTTTGATTCGTGCTTTGGATTGGCAGTATCCCCAGGGAATCTGGCGGTTGCTATG GCCCGTAGTTTTGATACCGATCTATTAAATCCAATGTATCAGCAGAG GTCTCACAAAGCTGCTGTTGAATTCTTCTGGATTGGTGGGCAGCAACTGGACATTTTGTCCATCAGAGACCCTGATTTTAATGTTGAAGCTTTTTCTGGTTTCTCTgaagagaaattattttattggaaGCATAATGTTTTATGGTCCTTACACCAATACAAGAATGTGGATAAGCCTCTGGTTGTTTGGGATATTATAGCAGCATTATTGGCATTCAAGCAGTCTCTGCCCAAGTACGTAGAGCATGTACTAGCTGAGTGGCTGGTCTCTTGTTTTGGGATCCAATCTGGCCTTCCTATTGCTGAGACTTTGTTACAAGCTCCCACATTACTCTCAAAAATAAGTTCCCGTTGTTTGCACCTCCTCAATGTTATTTGTCGGCATGTAGTTCTTGCGGAGCTGAAGGCAGAGAACATTAACTGCAATCAAAAGGATTTAGAAGTATTATGTGGTAATGAAGCGGGATACCTTTCTTTATGGCTGGAGCTGCTGCTGTGCAGTGAAAGGGAACTCCGAGAGAGGCTTGTTGCTTTTAGTTTTTCTGCCATTTTAAGCCCCATTTCCCATTCATCCACAACTTTTGGCAATATATGCTGGCGTCCTGTTGGGGTAGCACAAATGGAGCAATGGGTTGCACTTAACAATGATCATATAGGGAATCTTCTGAAGCTGCTTGCTGCAGAAGTTGGAAAGCTTAAGAAAAG TAAGCACCACACCATGAGCGAATCTGTAGCTGAAGAGCAATGTAGCTACTGTTCATCACCCGTTCCATATGAATCTCCAGAAGTTGCTTTCTGCCAAGGTGTAAATTGCAGTGGTGGCGGCGCTGGTCCGAGCCATAAACTGTTTCGATGTGCTGCTTCCGTGCAGGTCTGCCCTACCACTCCTTCATGGTTTTGTTCGTCTTGTCAGAGATGGGTGTCAAAACTAGCACCCCAGGCTCTATTCAAATTGCCCTCTTATCCTTCACATCTCAATTTTTCTACTGAATCTTCAAATCTAGAATTACTCCAAAAACCCTTGTGTCCCTTTTGTGGGATACTGCTTCAGAGACTACAGCCAGTATTTCTGCTCTCCCTATCACCAGTATAA